Proteins encoded by one window of Rhodamnia argentea isolate NSW1041297 chromosome 6, ASM2092103v1, whole genome shotgun sequence:
- the LOC115755472 gene encoding 60S ribosomal protein L34, with protein sequence MVQRLTYRKRHSYATKSNQHRVVKTPGGKLVYQTTKKRASGPKCPVTGKRIQGIPHLRPAEYKRSRLSRNRRTVNRAYGGVLSGGAVRERIIRAFLVEEQKIVKKVLKIQKAKEKLASKS encoded by the exons atggtgcagCGTCTCACGTATCGGAAGCGGCACAGCTACGCCACCAAGTCGAACCAGCACAGGGTCGTCAAAACCCCAG GTGGGAAGCTAGTGTATCAGACCACCAAGAAGAGAGCCAGTGGCCCCAAATGTCCCGTTACTGGCAAGAGGATTCAAGGG ATTCCTCATTTGAGACCAGCTGAATATAAGAGGTCGAGATTATCGAGAAATCGTCGTACTGTGAACCGTGCCTACGGTGGTGTATTGTCAGGAGGAGCTGTTCGTGAGAG GATTATCCGGGCCTTTTTGGTGGAAGAGCAAAAGATTGTGAAGAAGGTGTTGAAGATTCAGAAGGCTAAGGAAAAGCTAGCCTCCAAGAGCTGA